One window from the genome of Crassostrea angulata isolate pt1a10 chromosome 2, ASM2561291v2, whole genome shotgun sequence encodes:
- the LOC128174896 gene encoding BTB/POZ domain-containing protein 2-like, protein MADQNWQASNSLIKCIRMMYENHLDDGDVTFNVGREGAVVKAHRFILMCRSSVLCDMVKDGEGSQTLTIREIEPDIFHQFLEFLYTDKTSVTMDNLEDLLFCADKFKTDLLASLCRTSLVTFISTSLVCKVMDIAQRFSDSEIIDICLKKVDDEIPKFLFTEDFLSMCPSCIYKIFQRDSISAPEELIFDQVVKWSKEECSRQNILDTGENQRKVLGDILKEIRFPIMEHRYLNDVVCESGILNNEEKVDILRQQLQIKDTGGYLFKKRERKKQPTKLMISSTTRRQLFASIQRYSLNDNEGLTLSVNYAAVLVGVYLNFESFVDEDDIENVVVKLSQKDDQSSQRFAVPLSECKADKYVKLYPRYLIKLSGNIEYIISIAFY, encoded by the exons atggcTGACCAAAATTGGCAGGCATCGAACTCATTGATAAAATGTATTCGAATGATGTATGAAAATCACCTTGACGACGGTGACGTCACATTCAACGTTGGGAGAGAGGGCGCTGTAGTTAAGGCCCACAGGTTTATTCTGATGTGTAGGAGCAGCGTTCTGTGTGATATGGTCAAAGATGGAGAGGGTTCACAAACTCTGACCATCAGAGAAATAGAGCCAGATATATTTCACCAATTTTTAGA ATTTTTGTACACAGACAAGACAAGTGTTACCATGGACAACCTGGAggatttattattttgtgcCGATAAATTCAAAACGGATCTTCTAGCGTCACTCTGTCGAACTTCTCTAGTGACATTTATTTCAACAAGCTTGGTTTGCAAAGTGATGGATATTGCTCAGCGTTTTAGTGACTCAGAAATTATTGATATATGCTTAAAAAAAGTTGACGACGAAATTCCGAAATTTCTTTTTACTGAAGATTTTTTGAGCATGTGTCCATCCTGTATTTACAAGATTTTCCAACGAGACAGCATTTCAGCGCCAGAGGAATTAATATTTGATCAAGTCGTTAAGTGGTCAAAGGAGGAATGCAGCAGACAAAATATTCTAGACACAGgagaaaaccaaagaaaagtGTTAGGGGACATATTAAAAGAAATCCGTTTTCCCATTATGGAGCATCGTTATTTAAACGATGTGGTTTGTGAATCTGGTATTTTGAATAATGAAGAAAAAGTGGACATATTGCGACAGCAACTGCAAATTAAAGATACAGGTGGATATCTGTTCAAAAAGAGAGAAAGGAAGAAGCAACCAACAAAACTGATGATAAGTAGCACAACTCGAAGACAACTATTTGCCAGCATCCAAAGATACAGCTTAAATGACAATGAAGGGCTTACATTGTCTGTAAATTACGCTGCCGTTTTAGTTGGAGTTTATCTAAATTTCGAAAGTTTCGTAGACGAGGATGATATCGAAAATGTCGTCGTCAAGCTGTCGCAGAAAGATGACCAAAGTTCACAAAGATTCGCCGTTCCTCTTTCGGAGTGCAAAGCCGATAAATACGTAAAGCTATATCCTCGTTACCTAATAAAACTTTCTGGAAATATAGAATACATCATATCGATAG CTTTTTACTAA